A window of Enterobacter ludwigii genomic DNA:
TGTTGACAAACAGGTGACGGGTCTGAAAGAGCTGATGGTGCAGCATGAAGGCCGTATCCGTAACGGTATGAAAGCTTACGCGCTGCTGGAACAGCTGCGTGCTGGCTCGACCGATCAGGCCGTCCGTGACCAGTTCAACGACGTGAAGAAAGATCTGGGTTACGGTTTGCTGCTGAAGCGCTATACCCCGAACGTGTCTGATGCGACGGAAGCACAGATCCAGATGGCAACCAAAGACTCCATTCCGCGTGTTGCACCGCTGTACTTCGCATTCCGTATCATGGTGGGCTGCGGCATCATCATGCTGCTGATCATCGCGGCGTCCTTCTGGTCTGTTATCCGCAACCGCATCGGCGAGAAGAAATGGCTGCTGCGTACCGCGCTGTACGGTATTCCACTGCCGTGGATCGCAATTGAGTCCGGTTGGTTCGTTGCAGAATATGGCCGTCAGCCATGGGCGATTGGTGAGGTGCTGCCAACGGCGGTAGCGAACTCCTCCCTGACAGCAGGCGACCTGATCTTCTCCATGCTGCTGATTTGTGGTCTGTACACCCTGTTCCTGGTGGCTGAACTGTTCCTGATGTTCAAGTTCGCGCGCCTTGGCCCAAGCAGCCTGAAAACCGGTCGCTATCACTACGAGCAGTCCACTGCGACTACTCAGCCGGCACGCTAAGACAGGAGTCATCAAATGATCGATTATGAAGTATTGCGTTTTATCTGGTGGCTGTTGATCGGCGTTCTGCTGATCGGTTTCGCTGTCACGGATGGTTTCGACATGGGGGTGGGGATGCTCACCCGTTTCCTCGGTCGTAATGACACCGAGCGTCGAATCATGATCAACTCCATCGCCCCGCACTGGGACGGTAACCAGGTGTGGCTGATCACCGCAGGCGGCGCGCTGTTCGCTGCCTGGCCGATGGTCTACGCGGCTGCGTTCTCCGGTTTCTATGTGGCGATGATTCTGGTGCTGGCATCTTTATTCTTCCGTCCGGTTGGTTTCGACTACCGTTCCAAGATTGAAGACACCCGCTGGCGCAACATGTGGGACTGGGGCATCTTCATTGGTAGCTTCGTTCCACCGCTGGTGATCGGCGTGGCGTTCGGTAACCTGTTGCAGGGCGTACCGTTCCACCTGGACGAATACATGCGTCTTTACTACACCGGTAACTTCTTCCAGCTGCTGAATCCGTTTGGTCTGCTGGCAGGTGTGGTGAGCGTAGCGATGATCATCACTCAGGGGGCAACCTATCTGCAGATGCGTACTGTCGGTGAATTGCACCTGCGTTCTCGCGCGACGGCTCAGGTTGCTGCGCTGGTCACGCTGGTCTGCTTCGCACTGGCTGGTGTGTGGGTAGTATACGGTATTGATGGTTACGTGGTGACATCTGCCATTAACCATACTGCACCGTCTAACCCGCTGACCAAAGAAGTGGCGCGTCAGGCCGGTGCATGGCTGGTGAACTTCAACACGACGCCTGCACTGTGGGCTATCCCGGCTCTGGGCGTGCTGCTGCCGCTGCTGACGGTTCTGACGTCTCGTCTGGAAAAAGGTGCCCTGGCGTTTGTGTTCTCTTCACTGACCCTGGCGTGCATCATCCTGACTGCAGGTATTGCAATGTTCCCATTCGTCATGCCATCCAGCACCATGCTGAATGCTAGCTTGACCATGTGGGATGCGACTTCCAGCCATATGACGCTGAACTTAATGACCTATGTTGCTTGCGTATTCGTGCCGATTGTTCTGGCCTACACCATCTGGTGTTACTGGAAAATGTTCGGACGTATTACTAAAGAACATATCGAAAGCAACACCCACTCTATGTACTAAGTAAGGAGCTGAATATGTGGTATTTCGCATGGATTTTAGGGACGCTTCTTGCCTGTGCTTTTGGTGTCATCACTGCCCTGGCGCTTGAGCACGTTGAAGCGACTAAAGCGGGTGAAGAAAAACACTAATGAACATTATCGCAAGGTTATATGCGGTAATGGATAAGCGCCCGTTACGGGCGCTTTCTTTAGTGATGGCATTACTGCTGGCAGGTTGTATTTTCTGGGACCCTTCGCGCTTTGCAGCGAAAACCAGTGAGCTTGAAATCTGGCACGGTTTCCTCATTATGTGGGCGGTGTGCGCAGGTGTGATTCACGGCGTGGGCTTTCGTCCGAAAGCTGTTCACTGGCAGGGCATCTTCTGTCCGCTGATTGCCGATCTCGTTCTGCTTGCTGGATTGATTTTCTTCTTCTTCTGAATAAGAAATGTCCGTTAACGATATGGGCTTACCCGAGCCCATAAAAATTTACTCTCCGTTTACTTTCTCCCATTCCAAACCACCTTTCCCGCGCGTATAGTAGCGAAGTTTAAAAGAGTTAACTTTTATTGCATTACCGGGATGTAAAGTGAATACAACGCTGTTTCGATGGCCGGTTCGTGTCTACTACGAAGATACCGATGCCGGTGGTGTGGTTTACCACGCCAGCTACGTTGCTTTTTATGAACGGGCACGCACAGAGATGCTGCGCCATCATCACTTTAGTCAACAGGTGCTGTTGGCTGAGCGAGTTGCCTTCGTGGTACGCAAGATGACGCTTGAGTATTTTGCGCCTGCCAGACTCGACGATATGCTCGAAGTCCAAACTGAAATTACATCAATGCGCGGGACCTCACTGGTTTTCACGCAGCGGATAGTCAATGCAGAGAACACCGTACTGAACTCAGCTGAGGTACTGATTGTCTGTGTTGATCCAACCATAATGAAGCCTCGTGCGCTTCCTAAGTCTATTGTCGCGGAGTTTAAGCAGTGACTGACATGAATATCCTTGATTTGTTCCTGAAGGCAAGCCTTCTGGTTAAACTTATCATGTTGATTTTGATTGGTTTTTCAATCGCATCCTGGGCCATCATTATCCAGAGAACGCGTATCCTCAATGCCGCTGGCCGTGAAGCTGAAGCGTTTGAAGATAAGTTCTGGTCGGGTATCGAGCTTTCTCGTCTGTACCAGGAAAGCCAGGGACGCCGTGAAAACCTTACAGGCTCCGAGCAAATTTTCTATAGCGGTTTCAAAGAGTTTGCGCGTCTGCATCGTGCAAACAATCATGCGCCGGAAGCGGTTGTAGAAGGTGCCTCGCGTGCGATGCGTATCTCCATGAACCGTGAACTGGAAAACCTTGAAACGCACATTCCTTTCCTGGGGACTGTAGGTTCTATCAGCCCGTATATCGGTCTGTTTGGTACGGTGTGGGGGATCATGCACGCCTTCATCGCACTCGGTGCGGTGAAGCAGGCGACATTGCAGATGGTTGCCCCGGGTATTGCAGAAGCACTGATTGCGACCGCTATCGGTCTGTTTGCGGCAATCCCAGCGGTTATGGCGTACAACCGTCTGAACCAGCGCGTGAACAAACTGGAACTGAA
This region includes:
- the ybgC gene encoding tol-pal system-associated acyl-CoA thioesterase; this encodes MNTTLFRWPVRVYYEDTDAGGVVYHASYVAFYERARTEMLRHHHFSQQVLLAERVAFVVRKMTLEYFAPARLDDMLEVQTEITSMRGTSLVFTQRIVNAENTVLNSAEVLIVCVDPTIMKPRALPKSIVAEFKQ
- the ybgE gene encoding cyd operon protein YbgE — its product is MNIIARLYAVMDKRPLRALSLVMALLLAGCIFWDPSRFAAKTSELEIWHGFLIMWAVCAGVIHGVGFRPKAVHWQGIFCPLIADLVLLAGLIFFFF
- the cydB gene encoding cytochrome d ubiquinol oxidase subunit II codes for the protein MIDYEVLRFIWWLLIGVLLIGFAVTDGFDMGVGMLTRFLGRNDTERRIMINSIAPHWDGNQVWLITAGGALFAAWPMVYAAAFSGFYVAMILVLASLFFRPVGFDYRSKIEDTRWRNMWDWGIFIGSFVPPLVIGVAFGNLLQGVPFHLDEYMRLYYTGNFFQLLNPFGLLAGVVSVAMIITQGATYLQMRTVGELHLRSRATAQVAALVTLVCFALAGVWVVYGIDGYVVTSAINHTAPSNPLTKEVARQAGAWLVNFNTTPALWAIPALGVLLPLLTVLTSRLEKGALAFVFSSLTLACIILTAGIAMFPFVMPSSTMLNASLTMWDATSSHMTLNLMTYVACVFVPIVLAYTIWCYWKMFGRITKEHIESNTHSMY
- the cydX gene encoding cytochrome bd-I oxidase subunit CydX; the protein is MWYFAWILGTLLACAFGVITALALEHVEATKAGEEKH
- the tolQ gene encoding Tol-Pal system protein TolQ, translated to MTDMNILDLFLKASLLVKLIMLILIGFSIASWAIIIQRTRILNAAGREAEAFEDKFWSGIELSRLYQESQGRRENLTGSEQIFYSGFKEFARLHRANNHAPEAVVEGASRAMRISMNRELENLETHIPFLGTVGSISPYIGLFGTVWGIMHAFIALGAVKQATLQMVAPGIAEALIATAIGLFAAIPAVMAYNRLNQRVNKLELNYDNFMEEFTAILHRQAFTSTESNKG